A region from the Enterobacter roggenkampii genome encodes:
- the mraY gene encoding phospho-N-acetylmuramoyl-pentapeptide-transferase: protein MLVWLAEHLVKYYSGFNVFSYLTFRAIVSLLTALFISLWMGPRMIARLQKLSFGQVVRNDGPESHFSKRGTPTMGGIMILTAIVVSVLLWAYPSNPYVWCVLTVLVGYGIIGFVDDYRKVVRKDTKGLIARWKYFWMSVIALGVAFALYLAGKDTPATELVVPFFKDVMPQLGLFYILLAYFVIVGTGNAVNLTDGLDGLAIMPTVFVAAGFALVAWATGNMNFANYLHIPYLRHAGELVIVCTAIVGAGLGFLWFNTYPAQVFMGDVGSLALGGALGIIAVLLRQEFLLVIMGGVFVVETLSVILQVGSFKLRGQRIFRMAPIHHHYELKGWPEPRVIVRFWIISLMLVLIGLATLKVR, encoded by the coding sequence ATGTTAGTTTGGCTGGCCGAACATTTGGTCAAATATTACTCAGGCTTTAACGTCTTTTCATATCTGACGTTTCGCGCCATCGTCAGCCTGCTGACTGCGCTGTTCATCTCGTTGTGGATGGGCCCGCGCATGATTGCCCGTCTGCAAAAGCTCTCTTTCGGCCAGGTTGTGCGTAACGACGGCCCGGAATCGCACTTCAGCAAGCGCGGTACGCCGACCATGGGCGGGATCATGATCCTGACTGCCATCGTCGTTTCCGTGCTGCTGTGGGCGTACCCGTCCAACCCGTACGTCTGGTGTGTGCTGACGGTACTGGTGGGTTACGGGATCATCGGTTTCGTCGATGATTACCGCAAAGTCGTCCGCAAAGATACCAAAGGCCTGATTGCCCGCTGGAAGTATTTCTGGATGTCGGTGATCGCGCTGGGCGTGGCCTTCGCACTGTATCTTGCCGGGAAAGACACGCCAGCGACCGAGCTGGTCGTGCCGTTCTTTAAAGACGTAATGCCGCAACTGGGTCTGTTCTACATTCTGCTGGCGTACTTTGTGATTGTCGGCACCGGTAACGCCGTTAACCTGACCGACGGTCTGGATGGCCTGGCAATCATGCCTACCGTCTTCGTGGCGGCCGGTTTTGCGCTGGTGGCGTGGGCGACCGGTAACATGAACTTTGCGAACTACCTGCACATCCCTTATCTGCGTCATGCGGGTGAACTGGTGATCGTCTGTACGGCGATTGTCGGCGCGGGTCTTGGCTTCCTGTGGTTCAACACCTATCCGGCTCAGGTCTTTATGGGTGACGTCGGTTCACTGGCTTTGGGCGGCGCGCTGGGCATTATTGCCGTGCTGCTGCGCCAGGAGTTCCTGCTGGTGATCATGGGCGGCGTGTTTGTGGTTGAGACGCTGTCGGTGATTTTGCAGGTCGGCTCCTTTAAGCTGCGCGGTCAGCGCATCTTCCGTATGGCGCCGATTCACCACCACTATGAACTGAAAGGCTGGCCGGAGCCGCGCGTCATTGTGCGCTTCTGGATTATTTCGCTGATGCTGGTGCTGATTGGCCTGGCAACGCTGAAGGTACGTTAA
- the murD gene encoding UDP-N-acetylmuramoyl-L-alanine--D-glutamate ligase yields MADYQGKKVVIIGLGLTGLSCVDFFLARGVTPRVMDTRVSPPGLDKLPEQVERHLGGLNDDWLLAADLIVASPGMALAHPSLSAAADAGVEIVGDIELFCREAQAPVIAITGSNGKSTVTTLVGEMAKAAGMNVGVGGNIGLPALMLLDKGCELYVLELSSFQLETTSSLHAAAATILNVTEDHMDRYPFGLQQYRAAKLRVYENAKVCVVNADDALTMPVRGADERCISFGITMGDYHLNRQLGETWLRVKGEKVLNVKEMKLSGQHNYTNALAALALADAVGLPRSSSLKALTTFSGLAHRFQLALEHNGVRWINDSKATNVGSTEAALNGLHVDGTLHLLLGGDGKSADFSSLKPYLSGDNIRLYCFGRDGSELAELRPEIAEQTETMEQAMRLIAPRVKPGDMVLLSPACASLDQFKNFEQRGDVFTRLAKELG; encoded by the coding sequence ATGGCAGATTACCAGGGCAAAAAAGTCGTTATCATCGGGTTGGGCCTCACGGGGCTCTCCTGCGTGGACTTTTTCCTCGCGCGTGGCGTGACGCCGCGCGTGATGGATACGCGTGTCTCTCCGCCGGGTCTGGACAAGCTGCCGGAACAGGTTGAACGCCACCTGGGTGGTCTGAATGATGACTGGCTGCTGGCAGCCGATCTGATTGTCGCCAGCCCGGGTATGGCGCTGGCGCATCCTTCCCTGAGCGCTGCCGCAGATGCAGGCGTTGAGATTGTTGGCGATATCGAGCTGTTCTGCCGCGAAGCGCAGGCGCCCGTTATCGCGATTACCGGTTCTAACGGTAAAAGCACCGTCACCACCCTGGTGGGGGAAATGGCAAAAGCGGCGGGCATGAACGTCGGCGTTGGCGGTAACATTGGTTTGCCAGCTCTGATGCTGCTGGACAAAGGCTGTGAACTGTATGTTCTCGAGCTTTCCAGCTTCCAGCTGGAAACGACCTCCAGCCTGCATGCTGCCGCTGCGACGATCCTCAACGTGACTGAAGATCACATGGACAGATATCCCTTTGGTCTGCAGCAGTACCGTGCCGCCAAGCTGCGCGTTTATGAGAATGCCAAAGTCTGCGTGGTGAACGCCGATGATGCGCTGACCATGCCGGTGCGTGGCGCAGACGAGCGCTGCATCAGTTTTGGCATCACCATGGGGGATTACCATCTGAACCGCCAGCTGGGTGAAACCTGGCTGCGCGTGAAAGGTGAGAAAGTGCTGAACGTGAAAGAGATGAAGCTCTCTGGTCAGCACAACTATACCAATGCGCTGGCGGCGCTGGCGCTGGCGGATGCCGTGGGGCTGCCGCGCTCCTCGAGCCTGAAAGCGTTAACCACGTTTTCTGGCCTGGCGCACCGTTTCCAGCTGGCGCTGGAGCACAACGGCGTGCGCTGGATCAACGACTCCAAAGCCACCAACGTGGGCAGCACGGAGGCCGCGCTGAACGGGCTGCACGTTGACGGTACCCTGCATCTGCTGCTGGGCGGCGACGGTAAGTCTGCTGATTTCTCGTCCCTGAAGCCGTATCTCTCAGGCGATAACATCCGTCTCTACTGCTTCGGCCGTGACGGCAGCGAGCTGGCTGAACTGCGCCCTGAGATCGCCGAGCAAACCGAAACCATGGAACAGGCGATGCGGCTGATTGCCCCTCGCGTGAAGCCGGGTGATATGGTGCTGCTCTCTCCGGCCTGTGCAAGTCTGGATCAATTCAAGAATTTCGAACAGCGTGGTGATGTCTTTACCCGCCTGGCGAAGGAGTTAGGCTGA
- the ftsW gene encoding cell division protein FtsW: MRLSLPRLKMPRLPGFGILVWLFAALKGWVMGSRQKDNDSLIMYDRTLFWLTMGLAAVGFIMVTSASMPVGQRLANDPFLFAKRDGLYIILAFCLALVTLRLPMEFWQRHSTAMLIASIIMLLIVLVVGSSVNGASRWIAFGPLRIQPAEFTKLSLFCYLANYLVRKVDEVRNNLRGFLKPMGVILVLAVLLLAQPDLGTVVVLFVTTLAMLFLAGAKLWQFIAIIGMGISAVVLLILAEPYRIRRVTSFWNPWEDPFGSGYQLTQSLMAFGRGELWGQGLGNSVQKLEYLPEAHTDFIFSIIAEELGYIGVVLALLMVFFVAFRAMSIGRKALEIDHRFSGFLACSIGIWFSFQALVNVGAAAGMLPTKGLTLPLISYGGSSLLIMSTAIMLLLRIDYETRLEKAQAFTRGSR, encoded by the coding sequence ATGCGTTTATCTCTCCCTCGCCTGAAAATGCCGCGCCTGCCAGGATTTGGGATCCTGGTGTGGTTGTTTGCGGCGCTCAAAGGCTGGGTGATGGGCTCTCGTCAAAAAGATAACGACAGCCTGATCATGTACGACCGCACGCTGTTCTGGCTCACAATGGGGCTCGCGGCGGTCGGCTTTATTATGGTGACGTCAGCGTCAATGCCCGTCGGGCAGCGTCTGGCGAACGATCCTTTCCTGTTTGCCAAACGTGATGGTCTGTACATCATCCTGGCATTCTGCCTGGCGCTGGTGACCTTGCGTCTACCGATGGAGTTCTGGCAGCGGCACAGTACGGCGATGCTGATCGCCTCGATCATTATGCTGCTGATCGTTCTGGTGGTGGGGAGCTCCGTAAACGGGGCATCACGCTGGATCGCCTTTGGCCCGCTGCGTATTCAGCCTGCGGAATTTACCAAGCTCTCCCTGTTCTGCTACCTGGCGAACTACCTGGTGCGTAAAGTAGATGAAGTGCGTAACAACCTGCGCGGCTTCTTAAAACCGATGGGCGTGATTCTGGTGCTGGCGGTCTTACTGCTGGCGCAGCCTGACCTCGGTACCGTGGTGGTACTGTTTGTGACCACGCTGGCCATGCTGTTCCTGGCGGGCGCGAAGCTGTGGCAGTTCATCGCCATCATTGGGATGGGGATTTCAGCGGTTGTGCTGCTGATCCTCGCCGAGCCTTACCGTATTCGCCGCGTGACCTCTTTCTGGAACCCGTGGGAAGACCCGTTCGGCAGCGGTTATCAGCTGACGCAGTCACTCATGGCCTTTGGTCGTGGTGAGCTCTGGGGACAGGGGCTGGGTAACTCGGTACAGAAACTGGAGTATTTGCCGGAAGCGCATACTGACTTCATCTTCTCCATTATTGCGGAAGAACTGGGTTATATCGGTGTGGTATTAGCGCTATTAATGGTATTCTTCGTCGCTTTCCGCGCCATGTCCATCGGCCGGAAAGCGCTGGAGATCGATCACCGTTTCTCAGGCTTCCTGGCCTGCTCAATTGGTATCTGGTTTAGTTTCCAGGCATTGGTTAACGTCGGGGCCGCAGCGGGTATGCTGCCGACCAAAGGTCTGACGTTGCCGTTGATCAGTTATGGTGGTTCCAGTCTGTTGATTATGTCGACGGCCATCATGCTGTTGTTGCGCATAGATTATGAAACGCGTCTGGAAAAAGCCCAGGCGTTTACACGAGGTTCACGATGA
- the murG gene encoding undecaprenyldiphospho-muramoylpentapeptide beta-N-acetylglucosaminyltransferase produces the protein MNQPKRLMVMAGGTGGHVFPGLAVAHHLMDQGWQVRWLGTADRMEADLVPKHGIEIDFIRISGLRGKGLKAMLLAPVRIFNAWRQARTIMKRFKPDVVLGMGGYVSGPGGLAAWSLGIPVVLHEQNGIAGLTNKWLAKIATKVMQAFPGAFPKADVVGNPVRVDVLALPLPDARLAGREGPVRVLVVGGSQGARILNQTMPQVAAKLGDAVTIWHQSGKGAQQTVEQAYAEAGQPQHNVTEFIDDMAAAYAWADVVVCRSGALTVSEIAAAGLPALFVPFQHKDRQQYWNALPLEKAGAAKIFEQPQFTADAVATTLAGWNRDVLLEMAERARAAAIPDATERVAKEVSLAAQA, from the coding sequence ATGAATCAACCGAAGCGGTTAATGGTGATGGCAGGCGGTACCGGCGGACATGTGTTCCCGGGACTGGCGGTTGCGCACCATTTAATGGATCAGGGCTGGCAGGTACGCTGGCTGGGAACCGCAGACCGCATGGAGGCCGACCTGGTACCGAAACACGGTATTGAGATCGACTTTATTCGTATTTCCGGCCTGCGCGGCAAAGGTCTCAAGGCAATGCTGCTGGCTCCGGTGCGCATTTTTAACGCCTGGCGTCAGGCGCGCACCATTATGAAGCGCTTTAAGCCCGATGTGGTGTTGGGCATGGGCGGCTATGTCTCGGGTCCGGGCGGGCTGGCAGCGTGGTCGTTAGGTATTCCCGTCGTCCTGCATGAGCAGAACGGTATTGCGGGTCTGACCAACAAATGGCTGGCGAAAATCGCCACCAAAGTTATGCAGGCGTTTCCCGGCGCGTTCCCGAAAGCGGACGTGGTAGGTAACCCGGTCCGTGTGGACGTACTGGCGCTGCCGTTGCCGGACGCTCGCCTGGCGGGCCGTGAAGGGCCGGTTCGTGTGCTGGTCGTCGGTGGCTCTCAGGGGGCACGCATTTTAAACCAGACGATGCCGCAGGTTGCTGCAAAGCTGGGGGATGCCGTCACCATCTGGCACCAGAGCGGAAAAGGCGCTCAGCAGACCGTTGAGCAGGCTTACGCCGAGGCGGGGCAGCCGCAGCATAACGTGACGGAATTTATCGACGACATGGCGGCAGCGTATGCCTGGGCCGATGTCGTGGTCTGTCGTTCTGGCGCCTTAACGGTAAGCGAAATCGCTGCCGCGGGTCTGCCAGCCCTGTTTGTGCCTTTCCAGCACAAAGACAGACAGCAGTACTGGAATGCCCTGCCGCTTGAGAAAGCCGGTGCGGCGAAAATTTTTGAGCAGCCACAATTTACCGCCGACGCGGTCGCCACCACCCTGGCGGGCTGGAACAGAGACGTATTGCTTGAGATGGCTGAACGCGCGCGCGCGGCGGCTATCCCTGATGCGACGGAACGGGTGGCAAAAGAAGTGAGCCTGGCAGCCCAGGCTTAA
- the murC gene encoding UDP-N-acetylmuramate--L-alanine ligase, translating to MNTQQLAKLRSIVPEMRRVRHIHFVGIGGAGMGGIAEVLANEGYQISGSDLAPNPVTQQLASLGATIYFNHRPENVRDASVVVVSSAISSDNPEIVAAHDARIPVIRRAEMLAELMRFRHGIAIAGTHGKTTTTAMVSSIYAEAGLDPTFVNGGLVKAAGVHARLGHSRYLIAEADESDASFLHLQPMVAIVTNIEADHMDTYQGDFENLKQTFINFLHNLPFYGRAVMCVDDPVIRELLPRVGRQITTYGFSEDADVRVEEYKQIGAQGHFTLARQDKELLHVTLNAPGRHNALNAAAAVTVATEEGIDDDAILRALESFQGTGRRFDFLGEFPLDAVNGKAGTAMLVDDYGHHPTEVDATIKAARAGWPDKNLVMVFQPHRFTRTRDLYDDFASVLSQVDTLLMLDVYAAGETPIPGADSRSLCRTIRGRGKVDPILVSDPAQVAEILAPVLTGNDLILIQGAGNIGKIARTLAEIKLKPQNQEDEHHG from the coding sequence ATGAATACACAACAACTGGCAAAACTGCGTTCAATCGTGCCCGAGATGCGTCGCGTCCGGCACATTCACTTTGTTGGCATCGGTGGTGCCGGCATGGGCGGTATTGCCGAAGTGTTAGCTAACGAAGGCTATCAGATCAGCGGGTCTGACCTGGCGCCAAACCCTGTAACGCAGCAGCTGGCGTCGCTTGGGGCGACTATCTATTTCAACCATCGCCCGGAAAACGTGCGCGATGCGAGCGTGGTGGTGGTCTCAAGCGCCATCTCTTCTGACAACCCGGAAATCGTTGCCGCTCACGACGCGCGCATTCCGGTGATCCGCCGTGCCGAAATGTTGGCGGAACTGATGCGCTTCCGCCACGGCATCGCGATTGCCGGGACCCACGGTAAAACCACGACCACGGCGATGGTTTCCAGTATTTATGCAGAAGCGGGTCTCGACCCGACGTTCGTCAACGGCGGTCTGGTCAAAGCCGCGGGCGTACATGCGCGTCTGGGCCACAGTCGTTATCTGATTGCTGAAGCGGACGAGAGCGACGCGTCGTTCCTGCACCTGCAGCCGATGGTGGCGATTGTCACCAACATCGAAGCTGACCATATGGATACCTACCAGGGTGACTTCGAGAACTTAAAGCAGACCTTTATCAACTTCCTGCACAACCTGCCGTTCTACGGGCGTGCGGTGATGTGCGTGGACGATCCGGTGATCCGCGAGTTGCTGCCGCGCGTGGGTCGTCAAATCACCACCTACGGCTTCAGCGAAGACGCTGACGTCCGCGTGGAAGAGTACAAACAGATTGGCGCGCAGGGACACTTCACGCTGGCGCGTCAGGACAAAGAGCTGCTGCACGTGACGCTGAATGCGCCAGGGCGCCATAACGCGCTCAATGCTGCAGCGGCAGTGACCGTCGCGACGGAAGAAGGCATTGATGATGATGCGATTCTGCGCGCACTGGAAAGCTTCCAGGGCACCGGGCGTCGTTTCGATTTCCTCGGTGAATTCCCGCTGGATGCCGTGAACGGTAAAGCCGGTACGGCGATGCTGGTGGACGACTATGGCCACCATCCGACCGAAGTGGACGCCACCATCAAAGCCGCTCGTGCAGGCTGGCCAGACAAAAATCTGGTGATGGTGTTCCAGCCGCACCGCTTCACGCGTACGCGCGATCTGTATGACGATTTCGCCAGCGTCCTGTCACAGGTAGACACCCTGTTAATGCTGGATGTGTACGCCGCAGGCGAGACGCCGATTCCTGGTGCAGACAGTCGTTCTCTGTGTCGCACCATTCGTGGACGCGGTAAAGTTGACCCTATTCTGGTTTCTGACCCTGCGCAGGTGGCGGAAATTCTGGCACCGGTCCTGACAGGTAACGATCTGATTCTGATTCAGGGCGCGGGAAATATCGGCAAAATCGCCCGTACCTTAGCTGAAATCAAACTGAAGCCGCAAAACCAGGAGGATGAGCATCATGGCTGA
- a CDS encoding D-alanine--D-alanine ligase, whose product MADKIAVLSGGTSAEREVSLNSGAAVLAGLREGGVNAHLVDPKEVDVTQLKAMGFDKVFIALHGRGGEDGTLQGLLDLIGLPYTGSGVMASAISMDKLRSKLLWQGAGLPVAPWVALTRREFELGLPDSVNARIAELGLPVIVKPSREGSSVGMSKVDKADDLASALALAFQHDDEVLIEKWLSGPEFTVAMLGEEILPSIRIQPAGVFYDYEAKYLSDETQYFCPSGLEAEREADLQSLVLKAWHVLGCQGWGRIDVMQDRDGQFYLLEANTSPGMTSHSLVPMAARQAGMSFSQLVVRILDQAG is encoded by the coding sequence ATGGCTGATAAGATTGCTGTCCTGTCTGGCGGCACCTCCGCCGAGCGCGAGGTTTCCCTGAATTCCGGCGCCGCTGTACTGGCGGGCCTGCGTGAAGGTGGCGTTAATGCGCACCTGGTCGATCCAAAAGAGGTCGACGTGACGCAGTTAAAAGCCATGGGCTTCGATAAAGTCTTTATCGCTTTACACGGTCGTGGCGGCGAAGACGGCACCCTGCAGGGGCTTCTGGATCTGATCGGTCTGCCATACACCGGCAGCGGCGTGATGGCGTCTGCTATCTCTATGGATAAACTGCGCAGCAAGCTGCTGTGGCAGGGCGCAGGTTTACCTGTTGCGCCATGGGTGGCACTGACGCGTCGCGAATTTGAATTGGGCCTGCCGGATAGCGTTAATGCACGCATTGCTGAGCTGGGCTTACCGGTTATTGTAAAGCCCAGCCGGGAAGGCTCCAGCGTGGGAATGTCCAAAGTCGACAAAGCTGACGATTTAGCGTCCGCTTTAGCGCTGGCATTTCAACATGATGATGAAGTTCTGATAGAAAAATGGCTTAGCGGGCCGGAATTTACCGTCGCGATGCTTGGCGAAGAAATTTTACCGTCAATCCGTATCCAACCCGCCGGAGTCTTCTATGATTATGAGGCGAAGTATCTCTCTGATGAGACGCAATATTTCTGCCCAAGTGGTCTTGAAGCTGAGCGTGAAGCCGATTTACAGTCCCTGGTGCTTAAAGCCTGGCATGTTCTGGGTTGCCAGGGCTGGGGACGCATCGACGTGATGCAGGACCGGGATGGACAATTTTATCTGCTGGAAGCCAACACCTCTCCGGGTATGACGAGCCACAGCCTTGTGCCGATGGCTGCGCGTCAGGCGGGGATGAGCTTCTCGCAGTTAGTCGTACGCATTCTGGACCAGGCGGGCTGA
- the ftsQ gene encoding cell division protein FtsQ, with product MSQAALNTRNRDDEEEYTSSRRSNGTRLAGIIFLLGVLCTVFISGWMVLGWMEDAQRLPLSKLVVTGERHYTRNDDIRQSILALGSPGTFMTQDVNIIQSQIERLPWIKQASVRKQWPDELKIHLVEYVPIARWNDQHMVDVDGNSFSVPTDRVNKQNLPMLYGPEGSENEVLQGFREMGQVLAKDRFTLKDAAMTARRSWQLTLTNGIKLNLGRGDTMKRLARFVELYPVLQQQAQTDGKRISYVDLRYDSGAAVGWVPAPVEEPNQQQNQAQVQAEQQ from the coding sequence ATGTCTCAGGCTGCATTGAACACGCGCAACCGCGATGACGAGGAAGAATACACCTCTTCACGCCGCAGTAATGGAACGCGTCTTGCAGGCATCATTTTCCTGCTCGGGGTGCTGTGCACCGTGTTTATCAGCGGCTGGATGGTCCTGGGCTGGATGGAAGATGCGCAGCGGTTGCCGCTTTCTAAGCTGGTGGTCACCGGTGAGCGTCACTACACGCGTAACGACGATATTCGCCAGTCAATACTGGCGCTGGGCTCGCCTGGCACCTTTATGACGCAGGACGTCAATATTATCCAAAGCCAGATTGAACGTCTGCCATGGATAAAACAGGCGAGCGTAAGAAAGCAATGGCCTGATGAATTGAAGATTCATCTGGTTGAATATGTGCCCATTGCGCGTTGGAATGATCAGCACATGGTTGACGTCGACGGAAATTCCTTCAGCGTCCCGACCGATCGTGTCAACAAGCAGAATTTACCGATGTTGTATGGCCCTGAAGGCAGCGAAAACGAGGTGTTACAGGGTTTTCGTGAAATGGGCCAGGTGCTGGCGAAGGACAGGTTTACGTTAAAAGATGCTGCGATGACGGCGCGCCGCTCCTGGCAGCTTACGTTAACGAACGGCATTAAGCTCAACCTGGGACGCGGGGACACCATGAAGCGTCTGGCGCGTTTTGTCGAACTTTACCCGGTTTTACAGCAGCAGGCACAGACTGACGGCAAACGGATAAGCTACGTTGATTTGCGCTATGACTCAGGCGCAGCAGTCGGTTGGGTACCGGCTCCGGTCGAGGAACCTAATCAGCAACAGAATCAGGCACAGGTACAGGCAGAACAACAATGA
- the ftsA gene encoding cell division protein FtsA, whose protein sequence is MIKATDRKLVVGLEIGTAKVAALVGEVLPDGMVNIIGVGSCPSRGMDKGGVNDLESVVKCVQRAIDQAELMADCQISSVYLALSGKHISCQNEIGMVPISEEEVTQEDVENVVHTAKSVRVRDEHRVLHVIPQEYAIDYQEGIKNPVGLSGVRMQAKVHLITCHNDMAKNIVKAVERCGLKVDQLIFAGLAASYSVLTEDERELGVCVVDIGGGTMDMAVYTGGALRHTKVIPYAGNVVTSDIAYAFGTPPSDAEAIKVRHGCALGSIVGKDESVEVPSVGGRPPRSLQRQTLAEVIEPRYTELLNLVNEEILQLQEQLRQQGVKHHLAAGIVLTGGAAQIEGLAACAQRVFHTQVRIGAPLNITGLTDYAQEPYYSTAVGLLHYGKESHLSGEAEVEKRVSVGSWVKRLNNWLRKEF, encoded by the coding sequence ATGATCAAGGCGACGGACAGAAAACTGGTAGTTGGACTGGAGATTGGCACCGCGAAGGTTGCCGCTTTAGTAGGGGAAGTTCTGCCCGACGGTATGGTCAATATCATTGGCGTGGGCAGTTGCCCGTCACGTGGTATGGATAAAGGTGGGGTAAACGATCTTGAATCGGTGGTGAAATGCGTCCAGCGCGCCATCGATCAGGCTGAATTGATGGCAGATTGCCAGATTTCTTCTGTCTATCTTGCCCTTTCTGGTAAGCACATTAGCTGCCAGAACGAAATCGGTATGGTGCCGATTTCCGAAGAGGAAGTGACGCAGGAAGACGTTGAAAACGTTGTGCATACGGCGAAGTCCGTGCGTGTTCGCGATGAGCATCGCGTATTGCACGTGATCCCGCAGGAATATGCGATTGACTACCAGGAAGGGATCAAAAACCCTGTTGGTCTGTCAGGCGTTCGTATGCAGGCAAAAGTGCACCTGATCACATGTCACAACGATATGGCGAAGAACATTGTAAAAGCCGTTGAACGTTGTGGCCTGAAAGTTGACCAACTTATTTTCGCCGGTCTGGCGGCAAGTTATTCCGTACTGACCGAAGATGAACGTGAACTGGGTGTCTGTGTGGTCGATATTGGTGGTGGTACAATGGACATGGCCGTGTATACCGGCGGTGCGCTGCGCCACACCAAAGTGATCCCGTACGCAGGGAACGTCGTGACCAGCGATATTGCTTACGCTTTTGGTACGCCACCGAGCGATGCAGAAGCGATTAAAGTGCGCCACGGCTGTGCGCTGGGTTCTATCGTTGGCAAAGATGAGAGCGTTGAAGTGCCAAGCGTCGGTGGTCGTCCACCGCGCAGCCTGCAGCGCCAAACGTTGGCAGAGGTGATCGAACCGCGCTATACCGAGCTGCTCAACCTGGTCAACGAAGAAATTTTACAGTTACAGGAACAGCTTCGTCAGCAGGGTGTTAAACATCATCTTGCGGCGGGGATTGTATTAACCGGCGGTGCAGCGCAAATTGAAGGTCTTGCGGCCTGTGCGCAGCGCGTCTTCCATACGCAGGTACGTATTGGGGCGCCGCTGAATATCACCGGTTTAACGGATTATGCTCAGGAGCCGTATTATTCAACGGCTGTGGGCCTGCTCCACTACGGGAAGGAATCTCATCTCAGTGGTGAAGCGGAAGTGGAAAAACGCGTCTCAGTGGGGTCGTGGGTCAAACGACTGAACAACTGGTTGCGAAAAGAGTTTTAA
- the ftsZ gene encoding cell division protein FtsZ yields the protein MFEPMELTNDAVIKVIGVGGGGGNAVEHMVRERIEGVEFFAVNTDAQALRKTAVGQTIQIGGGITKGLGAGANPEVGRNAAEEDREALRAALEGADMVFIAAGMGGGTGTGAAPVVAEVAKDLGILTVAVVTKPFNFEGKKRMAFAEQGITELSKHVDSLITIPNDKLLKVLGRGISLLDAFGAANDVLKGAVQGIAELITRPGLMNVDFADVRTVMSEMGYAMMGSGVASGEDRAEEAAEMAISSPLLEDIDLSGARGVLVNITAGFDLRLDEFETVGNTIRAFASDNATVVIGTSLDPEMNDELRVTVVATGIGMDKRPEITLVTNKQTQQPVMDRYQQHGMSPLTQEQKPAAKVVNDPTPQTAKEPDYLDIPAFLRKQAD from the coding sequence ATGTTTGAACCTATGGAACTGACCAACGACGCGGTGATTAAAGTCATCGGCGTCGGTGGCGGCGGCGGTAACGCCGTAGAGCATATGGTGCGTGAACGCATTGAAGGTGTTGAATTCTTCGCGGTTAACACCGATGCGCAGGCACTGCGTAAGACGGCGGTAGGCCAGACTATCCAGATCGGCGGTGGTATCACCAAAGGGCTGGGAGCTGGGGCTAACCCGGAAGTGGGTCGCAATGCGGCTGAAGAAGATCGTGAAGCCCTGCGCGCTGCACTGGAAGGTGCGGACATGGTCTTCATCGCAGCAGGTATGGGGGGCGGTACCGGTACCGGCGCAGCACCTGTTGTCGCTGAAGTAGCTAAAGATTTAGGTATCCTGACCGTTGCTGTCGTGACCAAGCCTTTCAATTTTGAAGGCAAGAAGCGTATGGCCTTCGCGGAGCAGGGTATCACCGAGCTGTCCAAGCATGTGGACTCGCTGATCACCATCCCGAACGACAAACTGTTGAAAGTTCTGGGTCGTGGTATCTCCCTGCTTGACGCCTTCGGCGCAGCAAACGACGTGCTGAAAGGCGCGGTTCAGGGTATCGCTGAACTGATTACCCGTCCTGGCCTGATGAACGTTGACTTTGCAGACGTTCGCACCGTGATGTCTGAAATGGGCTACGCGATGATGGGCTCTGGCGTGGCGAGCGGCGAAGACCGTGCAGAAGAAGCGGCTGAAATGGCTATCTCTTCTCCACTGCTGGAAGATATCGACCTGTCTGGTGCGCGCGGCGTGCTGGTCAACATTACCGCTGGCTTTGACCTGCGTCTGGATGAGTTCGAAACCGTGGGTAACACCATCCGTGCGTTCGCCTCTGACAACGCTACCGTGGTAATCGGTACTTCACTTGACCCTGAAATGAACGACGAGCTGCGTGTTACCGTTGTGGCAACCGGTATCGGTATGGACAAGCGTCCTGAGATCACCTTAGTGACTAACAAGCAGACTCAGCAACCGGTAATGGATCGTTACCAGCAGCACGGTATGTCTCCGCTGACTCAGGAGCAGAAACCGGCCGCGAAAGTGGTGAACGACCCAACGCCGCAAACGGCGAAAGAGCCAGATTATCTGGATATCCCGGCGTTCCTGCGTAAGCAAGCTGATTAA